The Cellulosimicrobium sp. ES-005 genome segment CTCGCGATCGGACTGCTCGTCCTCGTCCTTCTCGCGATCGGGCTGGGGGCGTGGCGTCTGCGCGCCCTGTCCCACCGCGTCGGCTCGTTCGAGTGCGGGGCGCGGCGCGCGGGTGCGGCCGGTGCGCCCTGGGTCGCGGGCATCGCGCACTACGGCGTCGGCCGCATCGACTGGTGGCGGCTGTGGTCGGTGTCGATCCGCCCCGCCCGGACGTGGTCCCGCTACGACCTCGTCATCGCGGGCCGCGAGCCGTTCGCCGGCGACGGGCCCGACACCTACCTCGTCCGGTGCCGGTACCACGGTCAGGACTTCGAGCTCACGATGTCGCGCGCCGCGTACGAGGGGCTGGCCTCCTGGCTGGAGGCCGCGCCGCCCGGCCGCCGCGACGTCGTCGTCTGAGGCGTCGCCCGTGGGCTGACGCCGCGACCCGGACCGCCCACCACCGACCCGGAGGACCTGCCTCATGCGTCTCGTCGTCGCCCGCTGCTCCGCCCGCTACACCGGCCGTCTCTCGGCGCACCTGCCGCTCGCGACACGCGTGCTCATCGTCAAGGCCGACGGGAGCGTGCTGCTGCACTCCGACGGCGGGTCGTACAAGCCGCTCAACTGGATGAGCCCGCCGTGCTCGCTCGCGGTGCGCGAGCCGTCCGAGGAGGCGCGCGAGCGCGGCGTGACCGAGGTCTGGGCCGTGCAGCACGCGAAGAGCGACGACCGCCTCGAGATCGAGCTCCACGAGGTCCAGCACGACAGCTCTCACGAGCTCGGCATCGACCCGGGGCTGGTCAAGGACGGCGTCGAGGCGCACCTGCAGGAGATGCTCGCCGCGCAGATCGAGCTGCTCGGGTCGGGCCACACGCTCGTCCGCCGGGAGTACCCGACCGCGATCGGCCCGGTGGACATCCTCGCCAAGGACGCGACCGGGGCGACCGTCGCGGTCGAGATCAAGCGCCGGGGCGACATCGACGGCGTCGAGCAGCTCACGCGCTACCTCGAGCTCCTCAACCGCGACCCGCTGCTCGCGCCCGTGCGCGGCGTGTTCGCCGCGCAGGAGATCAAGCCCCAGGCGCGCGTGCTCGCGACGGACCGGGGGATCGGCTGCCTCGTCCTCGACTACGACGCGATGCGCGGCGTCGACGACGTGGACTCCCGCCTCTTCTGACGCGCGACCCGCCGAGCAGGCGGTCGTGGCTCGTCCCGCAGCGAGGACGAGCCACGACCGCCTGGTCGACGAGTCAGGGCCGTGGGATCGGCCCTGCGGTCAGCAGGTGACGGCCGCGAACGGCGCCGTGTGCTCGGTGACCGTCCCTGCGGCGTCGGTCACGCGGACCGTCGCCGTGCCCGCCGCGAGCGACGCGGCGCGCGCCGAGAACGACTGGTAGGCGTTGGCACCCGGCGCGACGCCCGTGACCGTGCGCGTCCCGAACGGCGTGACGAGCTCGACGTCCACCGGGTCGCCCGCCCCGGCGCCGCCCGTGCCGACGTACGCCGCCCGGACCGCGACGTAGGCCGTGCCGGCGAGGCAGCGCGGGACGGCGGTGACGTCGACCTCGGGCGCGGGCGTCGCGGCGGACCGGGAGCGCACCTCGAACGACGCGATGCTCACCGTCCCACGGTCGGCACGGAAGCCGATCGTCGGCAGGAGCCCGGCGAGCACGTCGGGGTCGGACGTGTCGAGCGCGCCGCCGGTCGTCGTGCCGCCGTACCAGGCCCACTCGCCGTCCTCCTCGGCGAACACGTCGACGCGCGCGCCGTTCACCTGGAGCGCGATCCGGTCGCCGGGGCCGTATCCCCGGATGCCGAAGTACGGCGACGACCCGTCCGCGCCCCCGACGTAGTCGAGGCCGGACGCGACGTTCGTGTGGTTGAACCAGGCGAGCGCGTAGGTGCGGTCCGCGGCGGCGAGACCGAGGAACAGCGAGTCCTCCTGCGTCCCCGCGCCGGAGAACGCGCCGATCTCGGCGACCACCACCGACGACGGCGTCGCGCGGGCCGTGCGGTGGCCGTACAGCCCCCAGTAGCGCGCGTCTCCGGTCGCGGCGAGCACCCCGTCCCCGGCCGCGACGGCGGGCAGCGCCTCGCCGGAGGGCTGCAGGGTCGCGTAGTCCGCCGTGGTGTCGGCGTCGAAGTCGTCGTGCAGCACGACGTCGTCGTACCAGTCCGGGTCGAACGCGAGCCGGGTGGTCGTGGTCGCGCGCGTCTCCTCGGGAGCGCTCGACCCGCCCCAGCGCACGACGGCGCCGACCCGCGCCTCGCTGCCGGGGACGGCGTCGGACCCGGGCATGACCTCCCATGACCGGGTCGCGCGGTCCCACGCCCCGAGGTCGACCGGGCCCGCCTCGCCCACGGCGACGGCCGTCCAGCCGGCCGGGAGGTCGGGCGCGACCTCGACGTCGGCGACGGCGTCCGCGCGCGTCGACACGGTCACGTCCACGCGCGAGGCGCGCCCGACGGCGGGCTCCGCGGCCTCGACGCGCGCGGAGACGGCCCGTGACACGGGGCTCCACGACTCGAGCTCGGTCACCCCGACGGACTTCCCGGGCGCGGCGTCGAACGTGACGCGGTAGCTCGTCGTCTCGAGCGGCGGGAACGTGATGCGGTTCAGGCCGTTGCCGACGGGCTGCTCGGGCACGCGCGTCTGGTCGGGGACGACCTGCCAGGCCGCGCCGTCCCAGTACTCGAGCTCGTAGCCGACGGCGGGCTGGACGGCGTCGGCGTCCTGGTATCCGTGGAAGCGGACGTCGCCGATCGTCGTCGGCTCGGCGAACTCGACGCCCACCCAGTCGCGGGCGTTCGGCGAGGAGTAGTTGGACCAGCGCGTGTTCTGCGGCACCTCGTCGTACCAGACCTTGCCGTCGAGGACCCGCCACGCGTCGTCGTACCGCCACGTGTACGACGCGACAGGGCGCGGGTAGGCGTTCCGGAGCGGGTTCGCCGACGTGTTGACGGCGTGGGGGAGACGCTGCGGCTCGCCGCTCGGCACCGGCACCTCGACCGGGTCGGCGCCCTCGGAGAGCGCGTCGGCGTCCGCGCGCAGCGCCTGCTCGCCGTCCACGTAGACGCGCAGGCCGGAGCCCGCCCCGTAGCGCGAGCCGTCGCGGTCGAACAGGACCGTGACGTTCCGCCCGTGGTACGGCACGTTCTCCGCGGCGAACCAGTCCCAGTCGGCCGGCACGAGCGGGTCGAGCACGAGCGAGTCGTCGGACTGCGGCTGGAGGCCGAGGAGGTCCTGGAGCACGAGGTCCACGTAGCTGGAGTGCAGGTAGTCCTCGGAGTGGTTGTTCCCGTCGTAGATCCAGCGGTCCTCGTCGGGGTGGTGCGCCTCGGCGACGTACGGCTCGCCGTCGCGGAACTGCGTGCGCACGTAGGTGTCGAACAGGTCGAGGTAGTCCGCGCGCGTGAGGTCGCCCGCGGCGTCGTCGCGCAGCGCGGTCGCGACGCCGTCGAGCGTGAGCGACGTCGAGAACGGCCACGACGGCCCGTCCCACTTGCAGCAGCCCTGGTCGGCCGAGCGCCAGAAGTCGGGGGAGCGGCGCTCGGTCACCGTCGGGCCGTACGGCGCCGCGAACCCCTGCGGGTCGAGGAGCTGGTCGAGGGCGACGGCCTGCTCGGGCGAGGCGAGGCCGAACTTCCACGGGACGAACCCGACGTCGAGCCGGTCGCGCAGCCGCTCGTGGTCCGGGTTCTCCCAGTCCACGACGTCGTAGTAGAACGCGCGCTCGTCGTCCCAGAGGTAGGTGTCCACGGCCTCGCGCAGCGCGGCGGCGCGGTCGCGGTACTCGGTCGCGGTCGCCTCGTCGCCGTTGAGCGTCGCGACCTCGGCGAGCGCGAGCATGTCGCCGTAGAGGTAGGCGTTGATCGACGGCCGGAACGTGTGGCGGCCCGCGTAGTCGCGGTCGGTCGCGTACGACGCGGGCGAGCTCTCCTTGGCGTCGTACTCGGGCGTCTGCCAGTAGAGCCCGAGGTCGGCGTCGAACTGGTTCCCCCAGTCCTCGACGAAGGTCTCCAGCTCGGGCTGGAGCGCGCGCAGGCGGTCGAGGTTCCCGGTGACCTTCGCGCGCTCGACGATCGCGGTCACGGCCCAGAACGAGTACTGGTGCGCCCAGTCGGCGGCCTCGGGGTTCTGCGCGGGCTCGATCTGGCCGGGGCCGGTGAGCCAGTAGTCCTCGTAGTCGTCCAGGTAGCGCTGGTCGCGCAGCCACCGGCCCTCGGCGAGCTGGTGGCCCGCCGCGGCGTTGATGGCCTGGTACGGCGCGGCGTAGCCGCAGCAGTCGAGGAACTCCGTGAGCACCCAGCCCGTGCCGGGCTCGGTGTAGCGCAGGTGCTCCTTGAGCACGCGCCAGCGGTAGTAGTAGACCGCCTCGGCGTCCGCGTCGGGGAGGTCCACGACGGGGACGTTGGCTGCGTACCAGTCGGGGTCGGCGTAGCCGTCGAGCTTCTCGCGGACGTCGACGAACGAGGTCCCCGGCCCGACCTCGGGCCGGTCGAGGGGCGTGGTCGGGTCGTCGGTCGTGGCGCCCGGGGACGTGGGCGGGGCTGACGCGGGGACCGGCGGCGTCGCCGCGACCGCCGGGGCCGCGAGGGCCAGGGCCAGGAGGCCGGAGGCGAGCGCCAGGGCGCCCGTCGAGCGTGGTCGTCGCATGCGTGTCCTTCGTCGTCGAAGAGCGGGTCCCGCGCGCTCCAGGGCACGGGGACGTGACTGCGCTGTCGGCCACAGATTCCCACAAGAGCGAACAGAAAACAACAGCCCCCGCCGGTGCTGACCCCTCGCGCCGACCGGATGTCCCACGTGGTAGTTTTTGAACATGTTCAAAAGTGGCCTCGTCGCATGAGCGCGACGCCGAAGTCCGAGCGGACGCGCGCCCACCTGCGCGACGTCGCGGTCCGGATGCTGCGCGACGTCGGGTACGAGCGCACGACCATGCGCGCCGTCGCCGCCGCGGCGGGGGTGAGCACCGGGAACGCCTACTACCACTTCCCGTCCAAGGACGCGCTCGTCCAGGAGCTCTACCTCGAGGTGCAGCGCGAGCACGCCGAGCGCGCCGCGCCCGTGCTCGCCGCGGGCGGCTCGCTCGCCGAGCGGCTGCGCGGCGTCTGGGGAGCGTCGGTCGACGCGTTCGCCCCCTTCCACGCGTTCGGCGGCGAGTTCGTGTCCGTCGCGATCCGCCCGGGCTCGGACGCGAGCCCCTTCTCCGCGGCCTCCGCCGCCTCGCGCGACCTCTCGCGCGACCTGTTCGAGCGGGTCGTCGCCGGGGCGTCGACGCGCGTCCCCGAGCGGCTGCGCGCCCAGCTCCCCGAGCTGCTGTGGTTGGCCCAGCTCGGCATCACCCTGTTCTGGGTCCACGACACCTCGCCCGGGTTCGCGCGCACGCGCCGGCTCGTCGACGGCGGGGCGGCGCTCGTCGGCAGCCTCGTCCGGCTCGCGCGGCTGCCCGTCGCACGCGGGGTGGTCGACGACGTCCTGCGCCTCGTGCGTGCGGTCCACCCGGGAGCGCCCGGGGCGTCCGCTGCGGCCGATGCGGCCCGCGAGCGCGCGGACGGGCCGGAGGCGGGCGCGTGAGCCCCGCCGGCGCAGCCCTCGTCTCGGGCCTGGTGATCCTCGGCATGGTCGTGGTCCTGCCGCTCGGCCTCCGGCTCCTGGGGCCCGACGTCGTCCCGGCGCCGCGCAGCGTGGCGTGGCCGCTCGCGGGAGTCGCCGGGTCGGTGAGCCTCGTGCTGCCGCACGGCACCGCGTCCGTGCTCCTCGCGCTCGTCCTCGCGACGGCGACCGTCGTGCTCGCCGGCGCCGGCGGGCGTCTGGCGGTGCGCACGGCGCGCGACCTGCGCGACGGGCGGGTCGGCGCGGCAGGTCTCGCCTCGCGTGCGGCGACCGCGACCGCGCTGGTCATGCCGGCGGTCGGCGCGAGCGCGCTGGTCGCCGAGCGCGCCGGGTGGGGGCTCCTCGGGTTCTCCGGGACGTATCTCGCGCTCACGGTCCCGCACATGCTCTACGCCGGGTTCGGCGCGGCACTCGTCGCGGGAACGGTCGCACGTCTCGCGGTCACCGACCGGCTCGCGGTCGTCGGCGCGTGGGGCGTGCCGCTCGGGACGGTGCTCGTGCTCGTCGGCTACCTCGTCGGCGACGCGGCCGAGCTCGTCGGCGCGGGGGTGCTCACGCTCGCCCTGTGGGCGACCGCGGTCGCGGCGGTCTGCTCGCTCGCGCGGACCGCCGGTCCGGCCGACCAGGTCGACGGCGTCGGCCCGGACGACGCGCACCGGACCGTCGGTGCGCGCTCCACCGGCTCCGTGAGCGCGGGGAGCGCCGCGGGCGCCCGCGCGCTGCTCGGCGCGGGTGCGGTCGTCGTCGGGCTGTCGATGCTGCTCGCGCTCTGGTGGGCCGCGGGCGAGGCGCTCGGGTTCGCGCACCCGAGCCTCGACGTCATGGCGGCGACGCACGGCGTCGCGAACGCGTTCGGGTTCGTGCTCTGCACCCTCCTCGGGCTGCGGGTCCTCGCGGCCCGGCCGGAGCTCCCGCGCGGGGCGGAGAGCGCGGACGAGGAGCACCGCGACGCAGGGCAGGACACGACACGTGGGCCCGGGCGGGCCCCGGAGGGGAGTGCGGCATGACGTTCACGTACCCGGAGGTCGGCTCGACCCGGACCGGCGACCGGCCCGCGGGGTACCGCTACCTGCACGTGCGCCGTCGGCTCACCGACCGGCCGCGCACGCCCGACGACCTCGCGTGGCTCGGCGAGCAGCTCCTCACGTGGCGCGTGCACGCCGCGGCGCGCGTGCGCCTCGAGACCGCGGCGCCCGTCGCCGAGCCCGGTGCGCGCGTGACGACGCTGCTCGGCGTCGGGCGGCTGCGGCTGCACGAACCGTGCGAGGTCGTGTGGGTCGAGCGGTCCGCGCGCCGTGTCGCGTTCGGGTACGGCACCCTGCCTGGGCACGCGTTCGTGGGGGAGGAGCGCTTCGCCGTCGAGCGCGACGACGCGGGCGACCTGTGGTGGAGCATCGACGTGTTCAGCCGCCCGGTGCTGTGGTGGGTGCGCCCGCTCGCGTTCGCCGTGCCCACGTTCCAGCGGCTCTTCGCCCTGCACCTCGGACGCGGCGCACGGCGGCTGCTCGCCGCGCGCGACCGCTGACGTCTCGCCTCACGACCCGCGCGCGTCCACGGCCGCGCGGGTTTGCACGCCGGGTGTACGAAGTGCGCCAGAATGGGGCCATGACCGACGCCCGCAGCCCTCGTCCCGACCAGCAGACCGGCACCGCACGAGTCCTCGTGGGCCGCGTCGTCACCCCGACGGGGGTGCTCGAGGACGGTGTCGTGGCCCTGGAGGACGGGCGCGTCGCGTGGGTCGGGACCCGCGCGCAGGCCGCCGACGCCGGGTACGCGAACCTGCCCGCGGGCGACGGTGCGACGCTGCTCCCGGGCCTCGTCGACGTGCACGACCACGGCGGCGGCGGGTCGAGCTTCCCCGACGCGACGAGCGTCGACGAGGCGCGCGTCGCCGCGCGCGAGCACCTGCGCCACGGCACGACGAGCCTCGTCGCGTCGCTCGTCACCGCGCCGCGCGACGTGCTGCTCGAGCGCACGGCGAACCTCGCGGACCTCGCCGACGCGGGCGAGATCGTCGGCATCCACCTCGAGGGCCCGTTCCTCTCCGAGGTGCGGTGCGGCGCGCAGAACCCGCACGACATGCTCGAGGGCGACCCGGAGCTCGTGCGGGCGATCGCCGCGGCCGCGCGCGGTTACCTGCGCACCATGACGGTCGCGCCCGAGGTGCCGGGCGTCGTCGGCGCCGGGGGCGTGATCGAGACCCTCGTCGAGGTGGGGGCCCTCCCGTCCATCGGGCACACCGACGCGAGCACCGAGCAGACCGAGGCGGCGATCGCGGCCGGCGTCGCGGCGCTCGCGGCCGCCGGGCGGCCCGGCGCGCGCCTGACCGCGACCCACCTGTTCAACGGCATGCGCCCCCTGCACCACCGTGAGCCCGGCCCCATCGCGGCGTGCCTCGCGGCGGCCGCGCGCGGCGAGCTCGTCGTCGAGCTCGTGGCCGACGGCACGCACCTCGCGCACGGCACGATCCGCAGCGTCGTCGAGCTGGTCGGGTCGCACGTCGGTGCCGACGGCGCCGTCGCGGGGCCGGACGCCGTCGCGCTCGTCACCGACGCGATGGCCGCGGCGGGCATGGCCGACGGCGCGTACGAGCTCGGACCCATGCGCGTGACCGTCGCGCACGGCGTCGCGCGGCTCACCGAGGGCGGGTCCATCGCGGGCGGCACGTACCACCTGCTCGACGTCGT includes the following:
- a CDS encoding YndJ family protein, with the translated sequence MSPAGAALVSGLVILGMVVVLPLGLRLLGPDVVPAPRSVAWPLAGVAGSVSLVLPHGTASVLLALVLATATVVLAGAGGRLAVRTARDLRDGRVGAAGLASRAATATALVMPAVGASALVAERAGWGLLGFSGTYLALTVPHMLYAGFGAALVAGTVARLAVTDRLAVVGAWGVPLGTVLVLVGYLVGDAAELVGAGVLTLALWATAVAAVCSLARTAGPADQVDGVGPDDAHRTVGARSTGSVSAGSAAGARALLGAGAVVVGLSMLLALWWAAGEALGFAHPSLDVMAATHGVANAFGFVLCTLLGLRVLAARPELPRGAESADEEHRDAGQDTTRGPGRAPEGSAA
- a CDS encoding DUF1990 domain-containing protein codes for the protein MTFTYPEVGSTRTGDRPAGYRYLHVRRRLTDRPRTPDDLAWLGEQLLTWRVHAAARVRLETAAPVAEPGARVTTLLGVGRLRLHEPCEVVWVERSARRVAFGYGTLPGHAFVGEERFAVERDDAGDLWWSIDVFSRPVLWWVRPLAFAVPTFQRLFALHLGRGARRLLAARDR
- a CDS encoding amidohydrolase family protein, giving the protein MTDARSPRPDQQTGTARVLVGRVVTPTGVLEDGVVALEDGRVAWVGTRAQAADAGYANLPAGDGATLLPGLVDVHDHGGGGSSFPDATSVDEARVAAREHLRHGTTSLVASLVTAPRDVLLERTANLADLADAGEIVGIHLEGPFLSEVRCGAQNPHDMLEGDPELVRAIAAAARGYLRTMTVAPEVPGVVGAGGVIETLVEVGALPSIGHTDASTEQTEAAIAAGVAALAAAGRPGARLTATHLFNGMRPLHHREPGPIAACLAAAARGELVVELVADGTHLAHGTIRSVVELVGSHVGADGAVAGPDAVALVTDAMAAAGMADGAYELGPMRVTVAHGVARLTEGGSIAGGTYHLLDVVRETVEAGVPLVDAVRAASWTPAGVLGLDDRGGLVAGRRADVVVTDADLRVREVLRAAAPVDLAL
- the nucS gene encoding endonuclease NucS, producing MRLVVARCSARYTGRLSAHLPLATRVLIVKADGSVLLHSDGGSYKPLNWMSPPCSLAVREPSEEARERGVTEVWAVQHAKSDDRLEIELHEVQHDSSHELGIDPGLVKDGVEAHLQEMLAAQIELLGSGHTLVRREYPTAIGPVDILAKDATGATVAVEIKRRGDIDGVEQLTRYLELLNRDPLLAPVRGVFAAQEIKPQARVLATDRGIGCLVLDYDAMRGVDDVDSRLF
- a CDS encoding DUF2550 domain-containing protein, with the translated sequence MTPLAWLAIGLLVLVLLAIGLGAWRLRALSHRVGSFECGARRAGAAGAPWVAGIAHYGVGRIDWWRLWSVSIRPARTWSRYDLVIAGREPFAGDGPDTYLVRCRYHGQDFELTMSRAAYEGLASWLEAAPPGRRDVVV
- a CDS encoding TetR family transcriptional regulator; this translates as MSATPKSERTRAHLRDVAVRMLRDVGYERTTMRAVAAAAGVSTGNAYYHFPSKDALVQELYLEVQREHAERAAPVLAAGGSLAERLRGVWGASVDAFAPFHAFGGEFVSVAIRPGSDASPFSAASAASRDLSRDLFERVVAGASTRVPERLRAQLPELLWLAQLGITLFWVHDTSPGFARTRRLVDGGAALVGSLVRLARLPVARGVVDDVLRLVRAVHPGAPGASAAADAARERADGPEAGA
- a CDS encoding trehalase family glycosidase, whose translation is MRRPRSTGALALASGLLALALAAPAVAATPPVPASAPPTSPGATTDDPTTPLDRPEVGPGTSFVDVREKLDGYADPDWYAANVPVVDLPDADAEAVYYYRWRVLKEHLRYTEPGTGWVLTEFLDCCGYAAPYQAINAAAGHQLAEGRWLRDQRYLDDYEDYWLTGPGQIEPAQNPEAADWAHQYSFWAVTAIVERAKVTGNLDRLRALQPELETFVEDWGNQFDADLGLYWQTPEYDAKESSPASYATDRDYAGRHTFRPSINAYLYGDMLALAEVATLNGDEATATEYRDRAAALREAVDTYLWDDERAFYYDVVDWENPDHERLRDRLDVGFVPWKFGLASPEQAVALDQLLDPQGFAAPYGPTVTERRSPDFWRSADQGCCKWDGPSWPFSTSLTLDGVATALRDDAAGDLTRADYLDLFDTYVRTQFRDGEPYVAEAHHPDEDRWIYDGNNHSEDYLHSSYVDLVLQDLLGLQPQSDDSLVLDPLVPADWDWFAAENVPYHGRNVTVLFDRDGSRYGAGSGLRVYVDGEQALRADADALSEGADPVEVPVPSGEPQRLPHAVNTSANPLRNAYPRPVASYTWRYDDAWRVLDGKVWYDEVPQNTRWSNYSSPNARDWVGVEFAEPTTIGDVRFHGYQDADAVQPAVGYELEYWDGAAWQVVPDQTRVPEQPVGNGLNRITFPPLETTSYRVTFDAAPGKSVGVTELESWSPVSRAVSARVEAAEPAVGRASRVDVTVSTRADAVADVEVAPDLPAGWTAVAVGEAGPVDLGAWDRATRSWEVMPGSDAVPGSEARVGAVVRWGGSSAPEETRATTTTRLAFDPDWYDDVVLHDDFDADTTADYATLQPSGEALPAVAAGDGVLAATGDARYWGLYGHRTARATPSSVVVAEIGAFSGAGTQEDSLFLGLAAADRTYALAWFNHTNVASGLDYVGGADGSSPYFGIRGYGPGDRIALQVNGARVDVFAEEDGEWAWYGGTTTGGALDTSDPDVLAGLLPTIGFRADRGTVSIASFEVRSRSAATPAPEVDVTAVPRCLAGTAYVAVRAAYVGTGGAGAGDPVDVELVTPFGTRTVTGVAPGANAYQSFSARAASLAAGTATVRVTDAAGTVTEHTAPFAAVTC